One stretch of Priestia megaterium DNA includes these proteins:
- a CDS encoding NAD(P)H-dependent glycerol-3-phosphate dehydrogenase produces the protein MERIAVLGAGSWGTALAFVLAENGHDVRIWGHRQQVIDQINETHQNEKYLPGVELPHQIKGFTSLEKAIEGVETLILAVPTKAIREVLQQLKSLTDELFTIVHVSKGIEPDSLLRISQMIQQEINTKDIVVLSGPSHAEEVSRRQPTTVTSASTNIQAAEKVQDLFNNQQYFRVYTNPDVIGVEIGGALKNIIALAAGITDGLGYGDNAKAALMTRGLAEIARLGTVLGANPLTFSGLTGIGDLIVTCTSVHSRNWRAGNLLGKGKNLDEVLENMGMVVEGVRTTKAAYQLSQKYDVKMPIADALYNVLFNDVKAKDAVDALMSRTKTHEMEDLANVLGEKLN, from the coding sequence GTGGAAAGAATAGCTGTACTAGGAGCAGGGAGCTGGGGAACTGCATTAGCTTTCGTATTGGCGGAAAATGGACACGATGTTCGCATTTGGGGACATAGACAACAAGTCATTGATCAAATTAACGAGACGCATCAGAATGAAAAATATTTGCCTGGTGTAGAGCTTCCTCATCAGATTAAAGGTTTTACGTCATTAGAAAAGGCAATAGAGGGTGTTGAAACCCTTATTTTAGCTGTTCCAACGAAGGCCATTCGTGAAGTGTTGCAGCAGCTAAAATCCCTTACCGATGAACTGTTTACAATTGTTCACGTAAGTAAAGGAATTGAGCCGGATTCTCTTTTACGTATATCTCAAATGATTCAACAAGAAATTAATACAAAAGACATCGTTGTCTTATCAGGTCCGAGTCATGCTGAAGAAGTAAGTAGAAGGCAGCCGACAACCGTGACGTCGGCTTCAACAAATATACAAGCAGCAGAAAAAGTGCAGGATTTATTTAATAATCAACAGTACTTCCGTGTTTATACAAATCCTGATGTGATTGGTGTGGAAATTGGGGGAGCGTTAAAAAATATTATTGCTCTTGCTGCTGGTATCACGGATGGACTTGGATATGGTGACAATGCGAAGGCCGCTCTTATGACTCGTGGCTTAGCTGAAATCGCTCGTTTAGGTACTGTGCTTGGTGCCAATCCTCTGACGTTCTCAGGTTTAACCGGGATTGGAGACTTGATTGTAACGTGTACAAGCGTTCATTCTCGAAATTGGCGCGCTGGTAATCTTCTTGGAAAAGGCAAAAATTTAGACGAAGTATTAGAAAATATGGGAATGGTTGTAGAAGGTGTACGCACGACGAAAGCAGCTTACCAGCTATCTCAAAAATATGACGTAAAAATGCCGATTGCTGATGCTTTATATAATGTACTGTTTAATGATGTGAAGGCAAAAGATGCAGTAGACGCGCTTATGTCTCGTACTAAAACACATGAAATGGAAGATTTAGCGAATGTTTTAGGAGAAAAATTAAATTAA
- a CDS encoding CheR family methyltransferase has protein sequence MIDEYDAFVEKMKIKTGIDLSLYKQSQMQRRLTSLYEKKGFSSFFEYYRAMNSNNELLEEFLDRMTINVSEFYRNYQRWDILERKILPTLVKGKTDLKVWSAACSTGEEPYTLAMVLSTFFPLSRISILATDLDEKVIEKAKIGFYDERSLQEMPVSMKNKYFQQRGTGYLLDEKIKKTVVFQKHNLLSDSFPKNVDLIVCRNVLIYFTDEAKHALYEKFSRALAPGGILFVGSTEQVFTPQKYGFETADTFFYRKVKTI, from the coding sequence ATGATAGATGAATACGACGCGTTTGTGGAGAAAATGAAAATAAAAACAGGCATTGATTTATCACTATATAAGCAGTCTCAAATGCAACGCCGCCTCACCTCCCTGTATGAAAAAAAAGGTTTTTCTAGTTTTTTTGAATATTATCGAGCAATGAACAGTAACAACGAACTGCTTGAGGAGTTTTTAGATCGGATGACGATTAACGTGTCAGAGTTTTATCGCAACTATCAGCGGTGGGATATATTGGAGCGAAAAATTTTACCGACTCTTGTAAAAGGAAAAACAGACCTGAAAGTGTGGAGCGCTGCCTGTTCAACAGGGGAAGAGCCATATACACTAGCGATGGTTTTATCAACATTTTTTCCGCTTTCACGTATTTCTATATTGGCGACCGATTTGGATGAAAAAGTGATAGAAAAAGCAAAAATAGGCTTTTATGATGAACGTTCACTTCAGGAAATGCCTGTTTCGATGAAAAATAAGTACTTTCAACAAAGAGGAACCGGGTACTTATTAGATGAAAAAATCAAAAAAACAGTTGTTTTTCAAAAACATAACTTACTGTCAGACTCTTTTCCAAAAAACGTTGACTTGATTGTTTGTCGAAATGTGCTTATTTATTTTACAGATGAAGCAAAGCATGCTTTATATGAAAAATTTAGCAGAGCTTTAGCACCTGGCGGCATCTTATTTGTAGGTAGCACAGAACAGGTTTTTACTCCGCAAAAGTATGGATTTGAAACGGCTGATACGTTTTTTTACAGAAAAGTAAAGACCATTTAA
- the mtrB gene encoding trp RNA-binding attenuation protein MtrB, translating into MTQKGTPEYIVIKAVEDGVNVIGLTRGADTRFHHSEKLDKGEVMIAQFTEHTSAIKIRGKAVVQTVHGEIESDTKK; encoded by the coding sequence ATGACACAAAAAGGAACGCCAGAGTATATTGTCATTAAAGCGGTCGAAGATGGAGTTAACGTAATTGGCTTAACGCGAGGAGCAGATACGCGATTTCATCATTCAGAAAAACTAGATAAAGGCGAAGTAATGATTGCGCAGTTTACTGAGCATACATCCGCAATTAAAATTCGTGGCAAAGCCGTCGTTCAGACTGTTCACGGAGAAATTGAATCCGATACGAAAAAATAA
- the folE gene encoding GTP cyclohydrolase I FolE produces the protein MSSVNKPQIEQAVRLILEAIGEDPNREGLLDTPKRVAKMYEEVFSGLNEDPKEHFKTVFGEDHEELVLVKDIPFYSMCEHHLVPFYGKAHVAYIPKGGRVTGLSKLARAVEAVAKRPQLQERITSTVADSIVETLEPHGVMVVVEAEHMCMTMRGIKKPGAMTITSAVRGVLEHDASSRAEVLSLIKS, from the coding sequence ATGTCATCTGTAAATAAACCACAGATCGAACAAGCCGTGAGACTAATTTTAGAAGCAATTGGCGAAGATCCAAACCGTGAAGGATTATTAGATACACCAAAGCGAGTAGCTAAAATGTATGAGGAAGTCTTTTCCGGGTTGAATGAAGATCCAAAAGAGCATTTTAAAACAGTTTTTGGAGAAGATCATGAAGAGCTAGTGCTTGTAAAAGATATTCCTTTTTACTCTATGTGTGAACACCACTTAGTGCCTTTTTACGGAAAAGCTCATGTTGCGTATATTCCAAAAGGCGGACGAGTGACCGGTTTAAGTAAGCTGGCAAGAGCAGTAGAAGCTGTTGCGAAACGTCCTCAGCTTCAGGAGAGAATTACATCTACAGTGGCGGATTCTATTGTAGAAACATTAGAGCCGCACGGGGTAATGGTAGTAGTGGAAGCAGAGCACATGTGTATGACCATGCGAGGCATTAAAAAGCCTGGTGCTATGACAATCACTTCTGCTGTGCGTGGAGTGTTAGAACACGATGCAAGTTCTAGAGCTGAAGTTTTATCACTGATTAAATCATAA
- the aroB gene encoding 3-dehydroquinate synthase: MLQIDIQTLSKTYPLYLGNGLIEKLPSIIESVKPNLSSVLIITDSAVDSYYGEAVVKAIETKFKVAKYVVPSGEHAKSFQHYYDCQTFALEQQLDRNALVIAFGGGVVGDLAGFVAATYMRGISFIQVPTTLLAHDSAVGGKVAINHELGKNMIGAFYQPEAVVYDIDLLKTLPEREWRSGFAEVIKHAFIHDEAFYEWLQQNIQSLTDLQDEKLIYAIQNGILVKAAVVKEDETEAGVRAHLNFGHTLGHAIEAECGYGQISHGEGVAIGMLFAMKVSNVLGKSQFSVDDIAKWFEKFGYKTSVPNHLSAEKLLVRMKADKKSKSSNVHMVLLEGIGKPFVQQVEDEVILKLLNEELKA; encoded by the coding sequence ATGTTGCAAATTGATATTCAAACTTTATCCAAAACATATCCTCTTTATTTAGGAAATGGATTAATTGAAAAGCTGCCTTCTATTATCGAGAGTGTAAAACCTAATCTGTCGTCCGTGTTAATCATCACTGATTCAGCTGTAGATTCATATTATGGAGAAGCGGTTGTAAAAGCGATTGAGACGAAGTTTAAAGTGGCTAAATACGTAGTGCCAAGCGGTGAACATGCAAAGTCATTTCAACATTACTACGATTGTCAGACATTTGCGCTCGAACAGCAGCTTGACCGCAATGCGCTCGTTATTGCTTTTGGCGGAGGGGTGGTTGGCGATTTAGCTGGATTTGTAGCCGCTACTTATATGAGAGGAATTTCTTTTATTCAAGTGCCAACGACGCTTCTTGCTCACGATAGTGCTGTAGGCGGTAAAGTAGCCATTAATCATGAGCTTGGAAAAAATATGATTGGTGCTTTTTATCAGCCTGAAGCGGTTGTTTATGACATTGATCTTCTTAAAACGCTTCCCGAAAGAGAGTGGCGTTCCGGTTTTGCAGAAGTGATTAAACACGCTTTTATTCACGATGAAGCATTTTATGAATGGCTTCAGCAAAATATACAATCGCTGACTGATTTACAAGATGAAAAATTAATTTATGCTATTCAAAACGGTATTTTAGTCAAAGCAGCTGTTGTAAAAGAAGATGAGACAGAAGCTGGCGTTCGCGCTCATCTGAACTTTGGACATACGCTAGGTCATGCGATCGAAGCAGAGTGCGGCTATGGACAAATCAGCCACGGAGAAGGCGTAGCGATTGGTATGCTGTTTGCTATGAAAGTCAGCAATGTTCTTGGGAAAAGTCAGTTCTCTGTGGACGACATTGCGAAATGGTTTGAAAAATTTGGCTACAAGACGTCTGTCCCAAACCATCTTTCAGCTGAAAAACTGCTCGTAAGAATGAAAGCAGACAAGAAGTCTAAATCAAGCAATGTTCATATGGTACTGCTTGAAGGCATAGGCAAACCTTTTGTTCAACAAGTAGAAGATGA
- the ndk gene encoding nucleoside-diphosphate kinase yields MIQKTFLMVKPDGVQRSIIGEVISRFEKKGFQLVGAKLMHISQELAETHYGEHKEKPFFGELVKFITSGPVFAMVWEGENVISVSRQMVGKTNPQEALPGTIRGDYGLIVDKNIIHGSDSPESAEREISLFFESEELTFYKKDADAWIY; encoded by the coding sequence ATGATACAAAAAACGTTTTTAATGGTCAAACCAGACGGGGTACAAAGAAGCATTATTGGTGAGGTTATTTCTCGCTTTGAGAAAAAAGGTTTTCAATTAGTTGGAGCTAAGCTTATGCATATTTCGCAGGAATTAGCTGAAACACACTACGGTGAACATAAAGAGAAACCTTTCTTCGGTGAGTTAGTGAAATTTATCACATCAGGTCCAGTTTTTGCTATGGTATGGGAAGGTGAAAACGTGATTTCAGTATCACGTCAAATGGTGGGAAAAACTAACCCTCAAGAAGCGCTTCCTGGAACTATTCGAGGTGATTATGGACTGATTGTCGATAAGAATATTATTCACGGCTCAGATTCACCAGAAAGTGCGGAGCGTGAAATCAGCTTATTCTTTGAAAGTGAAGAGCTGACTTTCTATAAAAAAGACGCAGACGCTTGGATTTACTAA
- a CDS encoding heptaprenyl diphosphate synthase component 1, producing the protein MSVKTIYDIVANMKEQLHVELSHPYVKKYIHHPRIDENRLLYMCSFLDTLSMEEEKKNSSVLSVMLVQTALDTHDLVSTQNVSGNEGKLHERQLVVLAGDYYSGLYYYYLAQSSQLNLMKVIASAIKEINIAKIHIYNNRSTNPHDVMNSFLAAESSFVRCLCDYFEREEWKELLKHAAYLNGILKQLKSLQHKEPTLLLNYCKQIGMNQEQIKEYLYSYTQQSVNIVRGYLRSEFVMNEFLREHLDELTSSLEVLKNVVGEG; encoded by the coding sequence ATGAGCGTAAAAACCATCTATGATATTGTGGCCAACATGAAAGAACAGCTTCATGTTGAATTAAGTCATCCATATGTAAAAAAATATATTCATCATCCGCGTATTGATGAAAATAGATTACTGTACATGTGTTCGTTCTTAGATACTCTTTCAATGGAAGAAGAAAAAAAGAACAGCTCTGTGCTATCTGTGATGCTCGTTCAAACCGCACTTGATACCCACGATCTAGTCTCCACTCAAAATGTTAGCGGAAATGAAGGGAAGCTGCATGAGCGGCAGCTGGTAGTTTTGGCCGGAGATTATTACAGCGGCCTGTACTATTACTATTTAGCTCAAAGCAGCCAGCTGAATTTAATGAAAGTTATAGCATCTGCTATTAAAGAAATTAATATCGCTAAGATACACATTTATAACAATCGCTCTACTAATCCACACGACGTTATGAATAGTTTTTTAGCAGCAGAATCATCGTTTGTAAGATGCTTATGTGACTATTTTGAACGTGAAGAGTGGAAAGAACTTTTAAAACATGCAGCGTATTTGAACGGGATATTAAAGCAATTAAAGTCATTACAGCATAAAGAACCTACTCTCTTGCTAAACTATTGCAAACAAATTGGCATGAATCAAGAACAAATAAAAGAATACCTTTATTCGTATACTCAACAGTCTGTAAATATTGTTAGAGGATACTTACGAAGTGAATTTGTGATGAATGAGTTTTTAAGAGAGCACTTAGATGAACTTACATCTAGCTTAGAAGTGCTGAAAAATGTCGTAGGAGAAGGATAG
- a CDS encoding DUF2768 domain-containing protein, translated as MSPGLLKMWISLGSIVFMFISVFSIYFSRYKITNRVGKIVLAFIAYSLMIVAGLIMVIVVFSGPTDA; from the coding sequence TTGTCGCCAGGTTTGTTAAAGATGTGGATTTCATTGGGTTCCATTGTATTTATGTTTATTTCGGTATTTTCTATTTACTTTAGTCGTTATAAAATTACGAACCGCGTTGGTAAAATTGTACTCGCTTTCATTGCCTATTCGCTCATGATTGTAGCAGGTCTTATTATGGTAATTGTTGTATTCAGCGGTCCGACAGATGCTTAA
- the aroC gene encoding chorismate synthase: MRYLTAGESHGPQLTTILEGVPAGLPLTAEDINTDLARRQKGHGRGRRMQIEKDQAEILSGVRHGYTLGSPITLAVENNDWKHWTKIMGIEPISEEESEEVKRKISRPRPGHADLNGAIKYGHRDMRNVLERSSARETTVRVAAGAVARQILAQFGISVAGHVLEIGGVQANPPQYKSLEELQEVTEASPVRCFDSAVEKDMMQAIDDAKKNGDSIGGVVEVIIEGVPAGVGSYVHYDRKLDAKIAAAVMSINAFKGVEFGIGFEAARRPGSEVHDEILWDEKNGYTRKTNNLGGFEGGMTTGMPIVVRGVMKPIPTLYKPLKSVDIETKEAFEASIERSDSCAVPAASVVAEAVVAWELADALIEQFGQDRIDLIAENIEKMRAHAREF; encoded by the coding sequence ATGCGATATTTAACAGCAGGAGAATCACATGGTCCACAGTTGACTACTATTTTAGAGGGTGTTCCGGCAGGGCTTCCTTTAACAGCGGAAGACATCAATACAGATTTAGCGCGAAGACAAAAAGGTCATGGTCGCGGAAGACGTATGCAAATTGAAAAAGATCAAGCGGAAATTTTAAGCGGTGTCCGCCACGGCTATACGTTAGGATCTCCTATTACGTTAGCGGTAGAAAATAACGACTGGAAACACTGGACAAAAATTATGGGCATCGAGCCAATCTCTGAAGAAGAATCAGAAGAAGTAAAGCGTAAGATCTCAAGACCAAGACCAGGGCATGCTGATTTAAACGGCGCTATTAAATATGGTCATCGCGATATGAGAAATGTATTAGAACGTTCTTCAGCTCGTGAAACAACTGTAAGGGTAGCAGCAGGTGCTGTCGCTCGTCAAATCCTTGCTCAGTTCGGGATTTCTGTAGCTGGACATGTATTAGAAATTGGCGGCGTACAGGCAAATCCGCCTCAATACAAAAGCTTAGAGGAACTTCAAGAAGTCACTGAAGCTTCTCCAGTAAGATGTTTTGACTCAGCTGTTGAGAAAGACATGATGCAAGCAATCGATGATGCTAAGAAAAACGGCGATTCTATCGGAGGCGTAGTAGAAGTTATTATTGAAGGCGTGCCAGCAGGAGTAGGCAGCTATGTTCATTACGATCGTAAATTAGATGCGAAGATTGCTGCAGCTGTTATGAGCATTAATGCATTTAAGGGCGTTGAGTTTGGGATTGGATTTGAAGCGGCTCGCAGACCAGGAAGCGAAGTTCATGACGAAATTCTATGGGATGAAAAGAATGGATATACCCGTAAAACAAACAACTTAGGCGGCTTTGAAGGCGGCATGACAACAGGTATGCCAATTGTAGTACGCGGTGTAATGAAACCTATTCCAACGCTTTACAAGCCGTTAAAAAGTGTTGATATTGAAACAAAAGAAGCCTTCGAGGCAAGCATCGAACGTTCAGACAGCTGCGCTGTGCCGGCGGCAAGCGTTGTAGCAGAAGCCGTTGTAGCTTGGGAACTGGCTGATGCGCTAATCGAACAGTTTGGACAAGACCGAATTGATTTAATTGCTGAAAATATTGAGAAAATGCGTGCACATGCGAGGGAGTTTTAA
- the menG gene encoding demethylmenaquinone methyltransferase codes for MQQSKEQRVHGVFEKIYKNYDQMNSVISFQRHKAWRKDTMKRMNVQKGTKALDVCCGTADWTLAMAEAVGETGEAVGLDFSQNMLKIGEEKVKNSPFSNITLLHGNAMELPFEDNSFDYVTIGFGLRNVPDYLQVLKEMQRVVKPGGKVVCLETSQPTMIGYRQMYLLYFKYIMPALGKMVAKSYDEYSWLQESARDFPGQKKLADMFREAGLTDVEVKSYTGGVAAMHLGYKR; via the coding sequence ATGCAGCAATCAAAAGAACAGCGTGTCCATGGCGTATTTGAAAAAATATACAAAAATTATGATCAAATGAATTCTGTTATTAGTTTTCAGCGTCATAAGGCATGGCGCAAAGATACGATGAAGCGAATGAATGTTCAAAAAGGAACAAAAGCTTTAGATGTTTGTTGCGGAACTGCGGATTGGACGCTAGCTATGGCTGAAGCAGTTGGAGAAACAGGAGAGGCAGTTGGCCTGGATTTTAGTCAAAATATGCTAAAGATTGGTGAAGAGAAAGTAAAAAACTCACCTTTTTCAAATATTACCTTACTACATGGCAATGCAATGGAACTTCCTTTTGAAGATAATTCATTTGACTATGTAACGATTGGATTCGGACTGCGCAACGTGCCCGATTACCTTCAAGTTTTAAAGGAAATGCAGCGCGTCGTGAAACCTGGCGGAAAAGTGGTTTGCCTTGAAACGTCTCAGCCCACGATGATTGGCTACCGACAAATGTACTTGCTTTATTTTAAGTATATTATGCCTGCGCTTGGAAAGATGGTCGCTAAAAGCTATGATGAATATTCATGGCTTCAAGAGTCAGCTAGGGACTTTCCAGGTCAAAAAAAATTGGCTGATATGTTCCGTGAAGCCGGTTTGACAGATGTTGAAGTGAAATCTTACACAGGTGGAGTAGCAGCGATGCATCTAGGGTACAAACGATAA
- a CDS encoding HU family DNA-binding protein yields MNKTELINAVAEASELSKKDATKAVDAVFDTILEALKAEDKVQLIGFGNFEVRERAARKGRNPQTGEEIEIPASKVPAFKPGKALKDAVK; encoded by the coding sequence ATGAACAAGACAGAATTAATTAATGCTGTTGCAGAAGCAAGTGAGCTTTCAAAAAAGGATGCTACAAAAGCAGTTGATGCTGTTTTCGATACAATTTTAGAAGCTTTAAAAGCTGAGGACAAAGTTCAACTTATCGGTTTTGGTAACTTCGAAGTACGTGAACGTGCTGCTCGTAAAGGACGCAATCCACAAACTGGCGAAGAAATCGAAATTCCTGCTAGCAAAGTTCCTGCATTCAAACCAGGTAAAGCTCTTAAAGATGCTGTAAAATAA
- the hepT gene encoding heptaprenyl diphosphate synthase component II produces MKLKMMYAFLNTDITLIEKELEQTVHTDETLITDASLHLLQAGGKRIRPVFVLLAAKFGHYNIDQIKHVAVALELIHMASLVHDDVIDDADKRRGKPTIKAKWDNRIAMYTGDYIFARALEVMSEVKDVEAHKILSNTMVELTLGEIEQIKDKYNLNQNLRVYLRRIKRKTALLIAASCQLGAIAAGAPKDIHKRLFWFGYYVGMSFQITDDILDFISSEEQLGKPVGSDLLQGNITLPVLYAIENAEFRDKVEQLFEREYEQELINEIISDIKSSNAIERSFEMSDRYLQKAMSILEELPPNKAKKTLHQIAKYIGKRKF; encoded by the coding sequence ATGAAACTAAAAATGATGTACGCTTTTTTGAATACGGATATTACCCTTATTGAGAAAGAACTTGAACAAACTGTTCATACCGATGAAACACTTATCACAGATGCTTCTCTTCACCTTTTACAAGCAGGGGGGAAACGAATTCGCCCTGTATTTGTTTTGTTGGCAGCTAAATTTGGGCATTACAACATCGACCAAATCAAACATGTGGCAGTAGCGCTTGAGCTGATTCATATGGCGTCTCTTGTTCATGATGATGTTATCGATGACGCTGATAAGCGACGCGGAAAACCAACAATTAAGGCAAAATGGGACAATCGTATTGCTATGTATACAGGGGATTACATCTTTGCTCGTGCGCTTGAAGTTATGAGTGAGGTTAAAGATGTGGAAGCACATAAAATTTTATCTAATACGATGGTGGAATTAACGCTCGGTGAAATTGAACAGATTAAGGACAAATACAACCTAAACCAAAACTTACGCGTGTATCTGCGTAGAATTAAACGTAAAACGGCACTGCTAATTGCTGCAAGCTGTCAGTTAGGCGCAATTGCAGCGGGAGCTCCTAAAGATATACATAAACGTTTATTTTGGTTTGGATATTACGTGGGAATGTCATTTCAAATTACCGATGACATTTTAGATTTTATCTCATCAGAAGAACAGCTTGGGAAACCAGTTGGCAGCGACTTACTGCAAGGAAATATTACGCTGCCAGTTTTGTATGCCATTGAAAATGCTGAGTTTCGAGATAAAGTAGAACAGCTTTTCGAGAGGGAATATGAGCAAGAGCTGATCAATGAAATTATTTCTGATATTAAATCTTCTAACGCCATTGAACGTTCATTTGAGATGAGCGATCGTTATCTGCAAAAAGCGATGAGCATTTTAGAAGAACTGCCGCCAAACAAGGCGAAAAAAACGCTGCATCAAATTGCGAAGTACATTGGAAAACGGAAATTTTGA
- the spoIVA gene encoding stage IV sporulation protein A, protein MEKVDVFKDIAERTGGDIYLGVVGAVRTGKSTFIKKFMELVVLPHIENEAERARTQDELPQSAAGKTIMTTEPKFVPNQAVNVLVDDGLEVNIRLVDCVGYTVPGAKGYEDENGPRMINTPWYEEPIPFHEAAEIGTRKVIQEHSTIGVVITTDGSIGDIPRQDYVEAEERVINELKEVGKPFIMVINTVQPYHPDTEKLRAKLNEKYDIPVLAMSVESMRDTDVMNVLREALYEFPVLEVNVNLPSWVMVLKDKHWLRESYQEAVKETVKDIKRLRDVERVVEQFSQFEFIDQARLAGIEMGQGIAEIDLYAPDDLYDQILKEIVGVEIRGRDHLLQLMQDFVHAKTEYDQVSDALRMVKQTGYGVAAPSLSDMSLDEPEIIRQGSRFGVRLKAVAPSIHMIKVDVESEFAPIIGTEKQSEELVRYLMQDFEDDPLSIWNSDIFGRSLSSIVREGIQGKLSLMPENARYKLKETLERIINEGSGGLIAIIL, encoded by the coding sequence TTGGAAAAGGTGGATGTATTTAAAGATATCGCTGAACGTACAGGAGGCGATATATATTTAGGTGTGGTGGGAGCAGTTCGAACAGGAAAATCTACATTTATTAAAAAATTTATGGAGCTGGTGGTCCTGCCTCACATCGAGAACGAGGCAGAAAGAGCTCGCACACAAGATGAACTACCACAAAGTGCAGCTGGAAAAACGATTATGACAACTGAGCCGAAATTCGTACCGAATCAAGCAGTTAATGTTTTGGTAGATGACGGGCTAGAAGTTAACATACGGTTAGTAGATTGTGTAGGATATACGGTGCCTGGCGCTAAAGGGTACGAAGATGAAAACGGACCTCGAATGATCAATACACCTTGGTATGAAGAACCAATTCCATTTCACGAAGCGGCTGAAATTGGAACGAGAAAGGTAATTCAAGAACACTCAACGATTGGTGTCGTCATTACAACAGATGGCTCAATTGGAGATATACCTCGTCAAGATTACGTGGAAGCAGAAGAGCGCGTCATTAATGAGCTAAAAGAAGTAGGCAAACCATTTATCATGGTTATTAATACCGTACAGCCATATCATCCTGATACAGAAAAGCTTCGTGCAAAGCTTAATGAAAAATATGATATCCCAGTATTAGCGATGAGTGTGGAAAGCATGCGCGATACTGATGTGATGAACGTATTAAGAGAAGCACTCTACGAGTTCCCTGTATTAGAAGTCAACGTTAATCTACCAAGCTGGGTAATGGTTTTAAAAGATAAACATTGGCTGCGTGAAAGCTATCAAGAAGCCGTTAAAGAAACGGTAAAAGATATTAAGAGGCTGAGAGACGTTGAACGGGTAGTAGAGCAATTTAGCCAGTTTGAGTTTATCGATCAGGCTCGATTAGCCGGAATTGAGATGGGGCAGGGAATTGCCGAAATTGACTTATACGCTCCAGATGATTTATATGATCAGATTTTGAAAGAAATCGTGGGAGTAGAAATTCGCGGAAGAGATCATTTGCTGCAGTTAATGCAAGACTTTGTGCATGCAAAAACCGAATATGATCAAGTCTCTGATGCCCTTCGTATGGTTAAACAAACGGGTTATGGTGTAGCTGCACCTTCGCTTTCAGATATGAGCCTTGATGAACCTGAAATTATTCGCCAAGGATCGCGTTTTGGAGTTCGTTTAAAAGCAGTGGCACCTTCTATACACATGATTAAAGTGGATGTAGAATCAGAATTTGCGCCGATTATCGGAACGGAGAAGCAAAGCGAAGAATTAGTTCGTTATTTGATGCAAGACTTTGAAGATGATCCGCTTTCAATTTGGAATTCAGATATATTTGGCCGCTCTCTAAGTTCAATCGTAAGAGAAGGGATTCAAGGAAAGCTGTCGCTGATGCCTGAAAATGCGCGATATAAGTTAAAAGAAACGCTAGAACGGATTATTAACGAAGGATCTGGAGGTTTAATCGCGATTATTTTATAA